Proteins encoded by one window of Rhodococcus sp. OK302:
- a CDS encoding septum formation family protein: MNRLIRAVIATAMVIALGSACGAGSDEALPTYQAAAGTCYVRETAEEMLSLSNVSPWVNCDYPHQLEVYGFGTLPEDLLTAPDRPSNALEHLQAADVCPWAGIRDYLGAREFDYQFGISVWSKYPTQKEWAGGLRTVVCSLGVQDPQHPESRPEFSGSLRKIMERTQSAAVRLCRSGETTTTCDQPHDAEMTGTVPVPHGGAQARLDAAFEACAPVIAQYTADAPPEDFVIKPLVTDESADCWYGPISGTTTGTIRGGLT, encoded by the coding sequence GTGAATAGGTTAATCAGGGCGGTCATTGCAACGGCGATGGTGATCGCACTCGGAAGCGCCTGTGGCGCAGGGTCCGACGAGGCATTGCCGACGTACCAGGCGGCAGCCGGCACCTGTTACGTTCGCGAGACTGCCGAGGAGATGCTCTCGCTGAGCAATGTCTCCCCGTGGGTGAACTGCGACTACCCGCATCAGCTCGAGGTCTACGGTTTCGGCACTCTGCCGGAGGACTTGCTCACTGCACCCGACCGTCCGTCGAATGCACTCGAACACCTTCAGGCCGCCGATGTCTGCCCCTGGGCCGGGATTCGCGATTACCTGGGTGCACGCGAATTCGACTACCAGTTCGGGATTTCGGTGTGGTCGAAGTACCCGACCCAGAAAGAGTGGGCGGGCGGGCTACGCACCGTGGTGTGTTCGCTCGGAGTTCAGGATCCGCAACACCCGGAGAGTCGTCCGGAGTTTTCCGGGTCACTGCGAAAAATTATGGAACGCACGCAATCTGCCGCTGTTCGACTCTGCCGATCCGGCGAGACAACCACTACCTGCGATCAGCCGCACGACGCCGAGATGACCGGGACGGTACCGGTGCCTCACGGTGGAGCTCAGGCCCGGCTCGACGCCGCGTTCGAGGCGTGCGCGCCGGTGATCGCGCAGTACACGGCGGATGCGCCGCCCGAAGACTTCGTCATCAAGCCGCTGGTCACCGATGAATCGGCAGACTGCTGGTACGGGCCGATATCCGGCACCACCACCGGCACGATCCGTGGTGGCCTGACATGA
- the wsfD gene encoding glycan biosynthesis hexose transferase WsfD, giving the protein MSTRFELEAPDGGTFEDDPLALVPGTKRRKPRPRLQAALASVSRIAGYRMDGTGLGWVSVGVGVAFSGALLLRLFVSGAIGLSDQGDGQRLTCGLGLRAGNAYNTPVDDLVYTTYFDHRWYGEDCPWNTYGQPYNSSQLYLLQLAKWLTPLLRLPGDMDLRALGVVCALVLGVLAALMFVWIPGSLVGKGFVVTGVWLIVADATFAGYFVSAYSDTGAILGVLALMVAALALWRAEQVHWWHVAVIAAIALFTATTKTQAATYAVVAVPLMLSRRVGAQKHGKRYFLQGRWFALAASGGLIAAVGQYLRTQPARFGELNQYNAVFVEMLPHSKNPEQDLVRLGLDPTLISGSGSRINSANSVTELPGYQGFLDKTSTWDLFSQVYLHEPFRLLSMMGRGLVGMARLRVDYIYSYPWYSGRPDTLEWRVSLFYQVWRMMFSSLPLLIIVLTLASCLAFVIVLKVCTTQEDRSVGAVGLFLAVAALAQFWAVNLSEGASDLIKHLMLTDFTTGLVLILGAYSVIVLRSSVIREKGTSR; this is encoded by the coding sequence ATGAGTACCAGGTTCGAACTCGAGGCGCCGGACGGTGGCACCTTCGAGGATGATCCGTTGGCGCTGGTCCCGGGTACGAAGCGACGCAAGCCGCGCCCACGTCTGCAGGCCGCTTTGGCAAGTGTCTCGCGGATCGCCGGATACCGTATGGACGGTACCGGCCTCGGCTGGGTATCTGTCGGCGTCGGAGTTGCCTTTTCCGGAGCATTGCTGTTGCGGCTGTTCGTCAGTGGCGCAATCGGTCTCAGTGATCAGGGTGACGGTCAACGGTTGACCTGTGGGCTCGGGTTGCGCGCCGGAAATGCCTACAACACCCCGGTTGACGACCTGGTGTACACCACATACTTCGACCACCGGTGGTACGGCGAGGACTGCCCGTGGAACACCTACGGCCAGCCCTACAACTCCTCCCAGCTCTATCTGCTTCAACTGGCGAAGTGGCTGACCCCACTGCTGCGTTTGCCCGGCGACATGGATCTGCGGGCACTGGGAGTGGTGTGTGCGCTTGTGCTTGGTGTGTTGGCTGCCCTGATGTTCGTGTGGATTCCCGGTTCATTGGTGGGCAAGGGATTTGTTGTCACCGGGGTCTGGCTGATCGTTGCCGACGCGACGTTCGCCGGCTACTTCGTCTCTGCCTACAGCGATACCGGCGCGATTCTCGGCGTGCTGGCGCTGATGGTTGCAGCGCTCGCTCTGTGGCGGGCCGAGCAGGTGCACTGGTGGCATGTCGCCGTGATCGCGGCGATCGCGTTGTTCACCGCGACCACCAAGACGCAAGCGGCGACCTACGCTGTGGTCGCGGTACCGCTCATGCTCAGCCGCCGAGTCGGCGCACAGAAACATGGCAAACGATACTTCTTGCAGGGTCGATGGTTTGCGCTCGCCGCGTCCGGTGGATTGATTGCCGCGGTCGGGCAGTACCTGCGTACCCAGCCCGCACGGTTCGGCGAACTCAACCAGTACAACGCGGTGTTCGTCGAGATGCTGCCGCACAGTAAGAATCCCGAGCAGGACCTGGTGCGACTCGGTCTCGACCCGACGCTGATCTCCGGTAGTGGATCGCGGATCAACTCAGCGAACTCTGTGACCGAACTGCCTGGCTATCAGGGTTTTCTGGATAAGACCTCGACCTGGGATCTCTTCTCTCAGGTCTACCTGCATGAACCGTTCCGACTTCTCTCGATGATGGGCCGGGGACTGGTCGGCATGGCACGATTACGCGTCGACTACATCTACTCCTACCCGTGGTACTCGGGCCGCCCGGACACTCTCGAGTGGAGAGTGTCGCTGTTCTACCAGGTGTGGCGAATGATGTTCTCTTCGTTGCCGTTGCTGATCATCGTGCTGACTCTTGCTTCGTGCCTGGCCTTTGTCATCGTGCTGAAAGTCTGTACGACGCAGGAGGACCGGAGCGTCGGCGCGGTCGGGTTGTTCCTGGCAGTTGCAGCCCTCGCGCAGTTCTGGGCGGTCAATCTATCCGAGGGTGCTTCGGACCTGATCAAACACTTGATGCTGACCGATTTCACCACCGGACTCGTACTGATTCTCGGCGCCTACTCGGTGATCGTATTGCGTTCGAGCGTAATACGAGAGAAGGGAACCTCCCGGTGA
- a CDS encoding exosortase/archaeosortase family protein, whose translation MNAERTVRTPDLPLVRWAGVAVYSVAMLLLLTRQSAFRAWEAGLASFLNGIVGAPTKWARGSDVFYVGIGTNKVFALQLVTGCSTALLIIPMLLLAGIYVHFGRVRLLHMTIGLLLSCVAMLAVNMIRLVIVGVYTVHSGRSGFELAHTIIGSLIVLAGGAVTLLLFSRWISMAGTVAAGAAPIRARLKEDLQQ comes from the coding sequence GTGAACGCGGAACGTACGGTGCGCACACCCGATCTTCCCCTGGTGCGTTGGGCGGGGGTGGCCGTGTACTCGGTGGCGATGCTGCTGCTGCTGACCAGACAGTCTGCGTTTCGGGCCTGGGAGGCCGGCCTTGCCTCGTTTCTCAACGGAATCGTCGGTGCACCGACCAAATGGGCACGCGGATCCGATGTCTTCTACGTCGGGATCGGCACCAACAAAGTGTTCGCGCTCCAACTCGTCACCGGCTGCAGCACGGCACTCCTGATCATTCCGATGTTGTTGCTCGCCGGGATATACGTGCACTTCGGTCGGGTTCGACTGCTGCACATGACGATCGGCCTGCTTCTCAGCTGTGTCGCCATGTTGGCGGTCAACATGATCCGCCTCGTCATAGTCGGCGTCTATACCGTTCATAGCGGCCGCTCGGGATTCGAGCTGGCCCACACCATCATCGGATCGCTGATAGTGCTGGCCGGCGGCGCGGTGACACTGCTGTTGTTCAGTCGCTGGATCAGCATGGCCGGTACCGTCGCGGCTGGTGCCGCGCCGATTCGAGCACGTCTGAAAGAGGATCTACAACAGTGA
- a CDS encoding glycosyltransferase has product MTFDTILGLSIVLSLIFGLIFLMYVVAILIPFLRHTTERPGNPDDFELHFLIPCLNEEVVIGHTLTYLREHFPTSYVWVIDDDSQDGTKQVVRDMMFSDPMIHLIPRLLPNARTGKGDALNAGYARINEWLPGRADRSQVLICIVDADGRPAPNMLEISAGPDAFGNDYVGSVQVEVRMSNRADPLPLGPGKRRKNSFARTLIRLQDMEFRGPISAMQMARRYSRTVSIGGNGQLSRLSALDAVAARFGEPWHGALLEDFELGLHLILLGWRNAYTTASWVDQEALPELKPLVRQRVRWAQGGMQCVRYLPAIWRSRRVTNLGAWEITYFMLTPWLQIMGTIVYPLPLLVMVWNMVNYPEFFKAYFVSGGWALLISYLILGVGEFAIWGPLYRKRSAPELSWLQGFGLGLAYVGYMMMSYVVAWRAFGRLASKQSDWVKTKRNAEREPAGV; this is encoded by the coding sequence GTGACTTTCGATACCATCCTGGGCTTGTCCATCGTCCTGTCACTAATCTTCGGACTCATCTTCCTGATGTACGTTGTGGCGATCCTGATCCCGTTCCTACGGCACACCACGGAACGGCCGGGAAACCCTGACGACTTCGAGTTGCATTTTCTGATCCCTTGCCTCAACGAAGAAGTGGTCATCGGCCACACGCTGACCTACCTGCGCGAGCATTTCCCGACCAGCTACGTCTGGGTGATCGACGACGATTCGCAGGATGGGACCAAACAGGTGGTCCGCGACATGATGTTCTCCGACCCGATGATTCACCTCATACCGCGACTACTCCCGAACGCGCGGACCGGGAAGGGCGATGCACTCAACGCCGGGTACGCCCGGATCAACGAGTGGCTGCCCGGCCGCGCCGACCGGTCGCAGGTGCTTATCTGCATCGTTGACGCAGACGGCCGACCCGCGCCGAACATGCTGGAGATCTCGGCCGGTCCCGATGCTTTCGGTAATGATTACGTCGGCTCGGTGCAGGTGGAGGTGCGAATGAGCAACCGCGCCGATCCGCTGCCACTCGGACCGGGAAAGCGGCGGAAGAACAGTTTCGCGAGGACGTTGATCCGGTTGCAGGATATGGAGTTTCGTGGTCCGATCTCTGCGATGCAGATGGCTCGGCGGTATTCGCGCACGGTGAGCATTGGAGGTAACGGCCAACTGAGCAGGCTGTCGGCTCTCGACGCGGTGGCGGCGCGGTTCGGTGAGCCGTGGCACGGGGCGTTGCTCGAGGACTTCGAGTTGGGTCTGCATCTGATCCTGCTCGGCTGGCGTAACGCCTATACCACCGCCAGTTGGGTGGATCAGGAGGCGCTACCCGAGCTGAAACCCCTTGTTCGGCAGCGTGTTCGGTGGGCTCAGGGTGGAATGCAATGCGTCCGGTACCTGCCCGCGATCTGGCGGTCGCGGCGCGTGACGAACCTGGGCGCCTGGGAGATCACCTACTTTATGCTCACTCCCTGGCTGCAGATTATGGGAACCATCGTCTACCCCCTTCCGCTGCTGGTCATGGTGTGGAACATGGTGAACTATCCCGAGTTCTTCAAGGCCTATTTTGTGAGCGGCGGTTGGGCGCTGCTCATTTCGTATCTCATTCTCGGCGTGGGTGAATTTGCGATCTGGGGTCCGCTCTACCGCAAGCGCAGCGCCCCGGAACTGTCGTGGCTACAGGGATTCGGGCTCGGTCTCGCCTACGTCGGGTACATGATGATGTCCTACGTCGTGGCCTGGCGCGCATTCGGACGCTTGGCGAGTAAGCAGAGCGATTGGGTGAAGACCAAACGCAATGCCGAACGCGAACCCGCCGGGGTGTGA
- a CDS encoding transcriptional regulator, producing the protein MKGISAVRLSEIDNAQIRQKENIVKNRFQRQLNTLFYARGRPTNAVVAKALAANGHPISTPYISQLRCGKRTFPSGKVVASLAKYFDVPPEYFFAATNDAGNMYSPEADRQVLHQLEADHLRELGSLAVDLSPASLDLLVKISEQLRLSERLPRVPPDATLTFKGFSRHLNER; encoded by the coding sequence GTGAAAGGAATCTCTGCGGTCCGACTATCTGAGATCGACAATGCGCAAATACGCCAGAAAGAGAACATCGTGAAAAACAGATTCCAGCGCCAACTCAATACGCTCTTCTACGCGCGAGGGCGACCCACGAATGCTGTGGTGGCGAAAGCACTGGCTGCGAACGGGCACCCAATCTCGACGCCGTATATCTCGCAATTACGTTGCGGGAAGAGAACTTTCCCTTCCGGCAAGGTCGTAGCATCACTTGCCAAGTATTTCGACGTCCCACCCGAGTATTTCTTCGCCGCGACAAACGATGCAGGCAACATGTACTCACCGGAAGCTGACCGCCAGGTACTTCATCAACTCGAAGCTGATCATCTGCGCGAACTCGGAAGTTTGGCCGTCGACTTGTCGCCCGCATCCCTGGACCTGCTAGTGAAGATATCCGAGCAACTACGATTGTCTGAGCGATTGCCACGCGTACCGCCGGACGCAACCCTAACTTTCAAGGGTTTCAGTCGACATCTGAATGAACGATAG
- a CDS encoding zinc-binding dehydrogenase produces the protein MESDAIDTTIDSIFPLDKVAEAHRHFDSGVHIGKVLLDCRTANG, from the coding sequence ATCGAGTCGGATGCAATCGACACGACAATTGATTCGATTTTTCCCCTCGACAAGGTTGCGGAGGCGCATCGACATTTCGACAGCGGTGTACACATTGGCAAGGTGCTGCTCGATTGCCGAACGGCGAACGGGTAG
- a CDS encoding VOC family protein has protein sequence MVTFDAADARSLATWWSERFGGSRVVGDAEFMTVTAPGLPLTLGFQRINFTHSEKNKIHLDLDLEPQDPSRDEVVESFLTAGATHVQRHSVAGSTWDVLADPAGNLFCVGDPH, from the coding sequence ATGGTTACCTTCGACGCAGCGGACGCTCGATCGCTCGCGACGTGGTGGTCGGAGCGATTCGGCGGATCGAGGGTTGTTGGTGACGCCGAGTTCATGACGGTGACCGCCCCCGGCCTGCCACTTACTCTCGGTTTTCAGCGGATCAATTTCACCCACAGTGAGAAGAACAAGATTCATCTCGATTTAGATCTCGAGCCGCAGGACCCGTCCCGAGACGAAGTCGTCGAGTCTTTTCTGACTGCAGGGGCGACGCATGTCCAGCGACACTCGGTGGCTGGCTCGACTTGGGATGTGTTGGCCGATCCAGCAGGGAACCTGTTCTGCGTGGGGGATCCGCATTAG
- a CDS encoding M20/M25/M40 family metallo-hydrolase — protein sequence MDSLGLLSELVALNTVSGEAAPQRRAMDSIVSLVKSRSPEVNVQSDLSGNHPWALITNEADPSATRLLFACHVDTVPIGNVSDWEFDPYAARVESELFLGRGTSDMKAGLVAATAAVIGALERGVPVAFLLTSDEEIGSLGAARSAAAVADLEIGAVIVPEATGNRINLGHRGALWLEVSVKGKAAHGSTPQRGTNAVLKLLDVVDRARRELPLSSDAFLGAETWNLGLVSGGSAPNIVPDSARAVIDHRTVGDGSSLLEWWRAQPEVDSVETSIHLAGVRTDSSVPWLSSLPTAVAAEPVSYFTDASVLAAAAPGAPVVIWGPGTPSLMHAANESVTVSELDDAIAAYGAVAAAWPTVD from the coding sequence ATGGATTCCCTCGGACTTCTCTCGGAACTCGTAGCCCTCAACACGGTTTCCGGGGAAGCAGCTCCTCAACGAAGGGCGATGGATTCGATTGTCTCCTTGGTGAAGTCGCGATCGCCTGAAGTGAATGTCCAGTCGGACCTGAGCGGCAACCACCCGTGGGCCTTGATCACGAATGAAGCGGACCCTTCGGCCACCAGGCTCCTCTTTGCATGCCATGTCGATACGGTGCCGATAGGCAACGTCTCCGACTGGGAGTTCGATCCCTATGCCGCACGGGTGGAAAGCGAATTGTTCCTCGGACGAGGAACATCGGACATGAAAGCCGGCCTGGTCGCGGCGACAGCTGCGGTAATCGGGGCGCTCGAGCGTGGTGTTCCGGTGGCATTTCTGCTGACGAGTGACGAGGAGATCGGCTCGCTCGGCGCTGCGCGGTCGGCTGCGGCCGTAGCTGATCTCGAGATCGGCGCTGTGATCGTTCCGGAGGCGACAGGTAATCGGATCAATCTGGGGCACCGGGGTGCTCTGTGGCTTGAAGTTTCGGTCAAAGGTAAAGCAGCGCATGGTAGTACGCCGCAACGCGGGACGAATGCAGTGCTCAAGCTGCTCGATGTCGTCGACCGTGCCCGCCGTGAGCTCCCGCTCTCGTCGGATGCGTTTCTCGGCGCCGAAACCTGGAACCTCGGATTGGTCAGTGGTGGGTCGGCGCCCAATATCGTGCCCGACAGTGCCCGCGCGGTGATCGACCATCGAACGGTGGGAGATGGTTCGAGCCTGCTCGAATGGTGGCGGGCGCAGCCGGAGGTGGATTCTGTCGAAACGTCGATTCACCTGGCAGGTGTACGTACCGATTCGTCTGTCCCCTGGTTGAGTTCGTTGCCGACTGCTGTTGCCGCGGAACCGGTTTCCTACTTCACCGATGCTTCCGTACTGGCTGCTGCGGCACCTGGTGCGCCCGTGGTGATCTGGGGTCCAGGAACTCCGTCGTTGATGCACGCGGCAAACGAAAGCGTCACGGTATCCGAGTTGGACGATGCAATTGCTGCTTACGGAGCTGTGGCTGCGGCCTGGCCGACCGTGGACTGA
- a CDS encoding LacI family DNA-binding transcriptional regulator, which translates to MRKATIRDVAELAGVSTATVSRALSGARPVSDELAATIKRAADSLGYSGNIIASSLRRNRTDTVGMVVPSIANPFFTSLVVNVEHVLAQRGLQLFLCDSRSDPAVEAQRLKSLVSRQVDGIIISPCHGELSAQAVRSSAASLPVVQLDRFARNTQTDWVGVDDDAAQSLVMEHLAECGALSAAFISSELTNSSTELRRAGFFRHAQRMGIETRNEWTQLGDYSIEWGRIASHTILTGKARPDALVCADDLIALGVLQTCHTLGINVPGDVLVTGFDNIPFSELCNPPLTTVGQPQERIAEEAVRLLDQAMSSSSESTAHIALAPELVIRQSTVGQAAATAP; encoded by the coding sequence ATGCGCAAGGCAACCATTCGCGATGTCGCGGAATTGGCCGGGGTATCGACGGCCACCGTGTCGCGAGCACTGTCAGGGGCCCGGCCCGTCTCCGACGAACTCGCAGCGACCATCAAACGTGCCGCGGACTCACTCGGCTACTCCGGAAACATCATCGCCAGCTCTTTGCGACGCAATCGAACGGACACTGTCGGAATGGTGGTCCCAAGCATCGCCAACCCGTTCTTCACATCGTTGGTGGTCAATGTCGAGCACGTCCTCGCACAGCGCGGTTTGCAACTGTTCCTCTGCGACTCCCGGTCCGATCCGGCAGTGGAGGCGCAGCGACTCAAGTCGCTCGTCTCCCGCCAAGTGGACGGAATCATCATCAGCCCGTGCCACGGTGAACTGAGCGCACAGGCCGTGAGGTCAAGCGCAGCATCACTTCCCGTGGTTCAACTCGACAGATTCGCCAGGAACACCCAGACGGACTGGGTCGGCGTCGACGACGATGCCGCCCAATCCCTCGTGATGGAACACCTCGCCGAGTGTGGAGCGCTGTCTGCGGCCTTCATCAGTTCCGAACTGACCAACTCCTCAACCGAACTCCGTCGGGCGGGATTCTTCCGACATGCGCAGCGTATGGGCATCGAAACTCGCAACGAGTGGACCCAACTCGGAGACTATTCCATCGAATGGGGCCGTATTGCCTCTCACACGATCCTGACCGGCAAGGCGCGCCCCGACGCACTGGTCTGCGCAGACGACCTGATCGCACTGGGAGTGCTGCAGACCTGCCACACGTTGGGCATCAACGTACCCGGCGACGTTCTTGTCACCGGGTTCGACAACATTCCCTTCTCAGAACTGTGCAATCCGCCGCTGACCACCGTGGGCCAACCTCAGGAGCGGATCGCGGAAGAAGCTGTGCGCCTTCTGGATCAGGCGATGAGCAGCTCCTCGGAATCCACGGCCCACATCGCCCTCGCCCCCGAACTTGTCATCCGTCAGTCCACGGTCGGCCAGGCCGCAGCCACAGCTCCGTAA
- a CDS encoding BtpA/SgcQ family protein has product MTASSLGVFPPKPSALAEMFTGTPSLIGAIHLPALPGSPHYTGQPVSEIARFAVEEAHAYVDNGFDGVIVENHWDIPFLKPGEHGYETAATMGVITAAVVAEFGKSVGVSILSNAGECGVAAAWAAGASFVRVNQWANAYIANEGFIEGQAAKTTRFRHRIGADPVRIFADVHVKHGAHAIVADRTVAEQTEDAEFFDADVLIATGSRTGDAASVDEVSVIRDNTVLPVIIGSGITAGNVAALMKECDGAIVASSVKDNGRWWGRVASDKVREVSRAAGK; this is encoded by the coding sequence GTGACCGCATCATCGCTCGGAGTCTTTCCGCCCAAGCCCTCGGCATTGGCAGAGATGTTCACTGGCACGCCTTCTCTCATCGGGGCCATCCATCTTCCTGCCCTACCGGGCAGCCCGCATTACACCGGACAGCCGGTTTCGGAGATCGCACGCTTCGCCGTCGAAGAGGCTCATGCGTACGTCGACAACGGTTTCGATGGAGTGATCGTCGAAAACCACTGGGATATACCGTTCCTCAAACCTGGTGAGCACGGGTACGAAACTGCCGCCACCATGGGAGTTATCACGGCCGCCGTCGTCGCCGAGTTCGGAAAGTCGGTCGGCGTCAGCATCCTTTCCAATGCCGGGGAGTGCGGCGTCGCAGCAGCCTGGGCGGCCGGTGCAAGTTTTGTGCGTGTCAATCAGTGGGCGAACGCCTACATCGCCAATGAAGGTTTCATCGAAGGACAGGCAGCGAAGACTACTCGGTTCCGGCATCGCATCGGCGCTGATCCGGTCCGGATCTTCGCTGACGTGCACGTCAAGCACGGTGCTCACGCCATCGTTGCTGACCGGACCGTCGCAGAACAGACCGAGGACGCGGAGTTCTTCGATGCGGACGTGTTGATCGCGACGGGTTCTCGGACTGGTGACGCTGCCTCGGTCGACGAGGTTTCCGTGATCCGTGACAATACGGTTCTGCCGGTCATCATCGGATCCGGCATCACGGCCGGCAACGTGGCTGCTCTGATGAAGGAATGTGACGGCGCCATCGTTGCTTCCTCGGTGAAGGACAACGGGCGCTGGTGGGGACGGGTCGCGAGCGACAAGGTCCGCGAAGTGTCACGGGCGGCGGGAAAGTAA
- a CDS encoding carbohydrate kinase family protein — MIVFCGYANNDVTVHVPHVPVLGERVQATAISQIDGGMNANAAVSAARMGAEVIFAGAVGPDARSTEFLAALEEDGVDTSWAPRDAFLSTAVVLIAQGGDRSIISQDDPNDADRIAAVAEKLAAAGGGRLFLDGYRAAFLPALDKRVSLVIDLDGCEDKNAALRAFALADHVIVGRSLWEGEFGIDVDQWTTLAAKHNTHLLVTDGSKGWTLATPNGDMTIEPAVSVDVVDAVGAGDCFGGTYIAFVDAGRSPVAAARLAGASAALACATAGPRGCPSRDELDSFTATLTTLTLQETR, encoded by the coding sequence ATGATTGTCTTTTGTGGGTACGCCAACAATGATGTGACGGTACATGTCCCACATGTGCCGGTGCTCGGAGAGCGCGTTCAGGCCACTGCCATCAGCCAGATCGACGGTGGGATGAACGCCAACGCAGCAGTATCCGCGGCCAGAATGGGCGCCGAGGTCATCTTCGCCGGCGCAGTCGGACCGGATGCACGATCGACCGAGTTTCTCGCAGCCCTCGAAGAAGACGGCGTAGACACGAGTTGGGCCCCGCGAGATGCATTTCTGTCGACAGCAGTGGTTCTGATCGCGCAGGGCGGCGATCGATCCATCATCAGTCAGGATGATCCCAACGACGCCGACCGGATCGCGGCCGTCGCCGAGAAGTTGGCCGCCGCAGGCGGTGGACGATTGTTTCTCGACGGATACCGCGCGGCGTTTCTCCCAGCACTGGATAAGCGCGTAAGCCTGGTTATCGATCTGGATGGTTGCGAGGACAAAAATGCGGCATTGCGGGCCTTTGCCCTGGCAGACCACGTGATCGTCGGACGTTCACTCTGGGAAGGCGAGTTCGGTATCGACGTCGATCAGTGGACGACGCTTGCGGCTAAGCACAACACCCATTTGCTCGTCACCGACGGCTCGAAGGGGTGGACACTCGCGACCCCCAACGGAGACATGACCATCGAACCGGCAGTGTCCGTCGACGTTGTCGACGCGGTCGGCGCGGGAGATTGCTTCGGCGGTACGTACATCGCTTTTGTCGATGCCGGGCGCTCTCCTGTTGCCGCAGCACGACTCGCGGGTGCCTCCGCTGCGCTGGCCTGCGCCACCGCCGGTCCCCGCGGATGCCCTAGCCGAGATGAATTGGACAGCTTCACAGCAACATTGACAACTCTCACACTTCAGGAGACTCGATGA
- a CDS encoding substrate-binding domain-containing protein, whose product MMKRALPLALGAALALTLTACDSTSSSDKASSSEGASIPQPTRVAESCDGTKGKLKVGLVTINLQALYFNQINNAAKAVADKAGVDLQIISGNDDSVAQANAFDNLIASGVDAIIVDAIDTDGIKPSVVKAKNAGIPVVAVDATIDDPALSTQVGTANAEGGAHIGNTLADIANNTGTVGIVGALNSTVQLERQKGFADTVTGRGMTVGTVVDGRNIQENAQTAAENLLTGGGDMKYVYATGEPALIGLVAAVNSQKAQDRIQAVGWDLSDQAVGGLKAGWLNGVVQQNTFEFGYEAMNSAIDLACGRGAPANIPVPTQIVTPENVADYMYYLEK is encoded by the coding sequence ATGATGAAACGTGCATTGCCTCTGGCGCTGGGAGCTGCGCTCGCGCTCACTCTCACAGCTTGTGACTCAACTTCCTCGAGCGACAAGGCCAGTTCCTCGGAAGGCGCGTCGATCCCGCAGCCGACCAGGGTTGCCGAGAGCTGCGACGGAACGAAAGGCAAGCTCAAGGTCGGCTTGGTGACGATCAACTTGCAGGCGCTGTACTTCAACCAGATCAACAATGCTGCCAAGGCCGTCGCAGACAAAGCCGGCGTCGACCTGCAGATCATCAGTGGTAACGATGACTCGGTGGCGCAGGCCAATGCCTTCGACAATCTGATCGCCAGTGGTGTCGACGCCATTATTGTCGACGCGATCGACACCGACGGAATCAAACCGTCGGTGGTCAAGGCCAAGAACGCCGGCATCCCCGTCGTCGCAGTCGACGCGACCATCGACGATCCAGCACTGTCGACTCAGGTCGGTACTGCCAACGCCGAGGGCGGTGCTCACATCGGAAACACCTTGGCCGACATCGCGAACAACACTGGAACGGTCGGTATCGTCGGCGCGCTCAACAGCACGGTTCAGCTGGAACGGCAGAAGGGCTTCGCCGACACCGTAACCGGTCGGGGAATGACCGTCGGCACCGTCGTGGACGGACGCAATATCCAGGAGAACGCACAGACCGCAGCGGAGAATCTGCTGACCGGCGGAGGCGACATGAAGTACGTCTACGCTACCGGTGAGCCGGCTCTGATCGGGCTCGTTGCGGCGGTCAACAGTCAGAAGGCGCAGGATCGCATCCAGGCTGTCGGTTGGGATCTTTCGGATCAGGCGGTAGGCGGACTCAAAGCCGGTTGGCTTAACGGCGTGGTCCAGCAGAACACCTTCGAATTCGGCTACGAGGCAATGAATTCGGCAATCGACCTGGCTTGTGGTCGCGGCGCTCCGGCGAACATCCCCGTCCCCACCCAGATCGTTACACCGGAGAACGTCGCCGACTACATGTACTACTTGGAGAAGTAA